One segment of Carya illinoinensis cultivar Pawnee chromosome 13, C.illinoinensisPawnee_v1, whole genome shotgun sequence DNA contains the following:
- the LOC122292151 gene encoding homeobox-DDT domain protein RLT1-like isoform X3, whose product MEESSGVHSEENKASMEKDRKRRLKTPAQVMALEKFYDEHKYPTEEMKSQLAEQIGLTEKQISGWFCHRRLKDKKLFRDEACPSGRQDHSGAVIQDRGSGLVQDSCGSTKHGDYRHIDPREVESRRLYRNDFQAAGLTYEHATHYTGTVRGTDNRSSESSSSSQDRLFRQTEDPDDRENSRYLTHNGVIAPINATSEKVIGYKPSGYLKVKGEIENAAVTAVKRQLGRHYREDGPLLGVEFQPLPPGAFEYPIRNAIREPYYVGNPSLTHSPDISGPERQRSLSNRYEMYNSNMSSQDLYIERENCGSMHGSDYQDKISHPQFKQNSTVLNHTKPFCKQNSFSDLYEDSAGETTVYSNKRNQRMSGKHDVEGMRTDAIANLHGHHDVKIGSELHDYDNVSPNIIHMSEKFKSKPSILIRNPCESVDTDTEERGLSMRMKKKEKVNRKLKGIKEYGNQVNLKMHPTKEMMCFSLLLMPHLKLKVAKRVIPDLPKTDYVQKASFTGMPTWTHRSKGLICHGDPF is encoded by the exons ATGGAAG AATCAAGTGGAGTGCACTCTGAAGAGAATAAAGCATCTATGGAGAAAGATAGGAAAAGAAGGCTCAAGACACCTGCCCAGGTTATGGCTTTGGAAAAATTTTATGACG AGCACAAATACCCTACGGAAGAAATGAAGTCCCAACTTGCAGAGCAGATAGGATTGACAGAAAAGCAAATATCTGGATGGTTTTGTCACAGAAGGTTAAAAGACAAAAAACTGTTCAGAGATGAAGCTTGTCCTAGTGGACGACAAGATCATTCAGGTGCTGTTATTCAGGATCGTGGCAGTGGACTCGTACAAGATTCATGTGGCAGCACAAAACATGGTGATTATAGGCACATTGATCCAAGGGAAGTTGAAAGTCGAAGGCTCTATCGCAATGATTTTCAGGCTGCAGGCCTCACCTATGAGCATGCGACTCATTATACAGGAACTGTCCGTGGCACAGATAATAGATCTTCAGAAAGTAGCTCATCTTCGCAAGACAGATTGTTTCGCCAAACTGAGGATCCAGATGATAGGGAAAATTCTAGATACCTAACACATAATGGAGTCATTGCACCCATAAATGCTACTAGTGAAAAAGTGATTGGATATAAGCCATCAGGATACTTGAAAGTGAAGGGTGAAATTGAAAATGCTGCTGTTACTGCTGTTAAGAGGCAATTGGGGCGTCATTATCGAGAGGATGGTCCACTGCTTGGTGTGGAATTTCAACCACTTCCTCCCGGTGCATTTGAGTATCCGATTAGGAATGCCATCCGTG AACCTTACTATGTTGGGAATCCTTCTCTTACCCATTCTCCAGATATCTCTGGACCAGAAAGGCAACGTAGTCTCAGCAAT AGATATGAGATGTACAATTCCAATATGAGTTCACaggatttatatatagaaaGGGAGAATTGTGGCAGCATGCATGGCTCTGACTATCAGGACAAGATATCTCATCCCCAATTCAAACAGAATTCAACTGTTCTCAACCATACAAAACCTTTCTGTAAGCAGAACTCTTTCTCTGATCTGTATGAAGATTCTGCAGGAGAAACCACTGTTTACAGCAATAAGAGGAATCAAAGAATGAGTGGTAAGCATGATGTTGAAGGGATGAGGACTGATGCTATCGCTAATCTTCACGGTCACCATGATGTGAAAATCGGAAGTGAGTTGCATGATTATGATAATGTCAGCCCCAACATTATCCATATGAGTGAAAAATTCAAATCGAAGCCTTCGATATTGATTCGTAATCCCTGCGAATCAGTTGATACAGATACAGAGGAGAGGGGGTTATCTATGAGGATGAAAAAG AAGGAGAAAGTCAATCGAAAACTCAAGGGTATTAAAGAATATGGAAACCAAGTTAACTTAAAGatgcatccaacaaaggaaaTGATG TGTTTTTCCTTGCTATTGATGCCCCATTTGAAATTGAAGGTTGCAAAACGAGTCATACCTGATCTTCCTAAAACAGACTATGTGCAAAAAGCATCATTCACTGGAATGCCGACATGGACACATCGGAGCAAAGGGTTG ATCTGTCATGGAGATCCCTTCTAG
- the LOC122292151 gene encoding homeobox-DDT domain protein RLT1-like isoform X1, whose protein sequence is MEESSGVHSEENKASMEKDRKRRLKTPAQVMALEKFYDEHKYPTEEMKSQLAEQIGLTEKQISGWFCHRRLKDKKLFRDEACPSGRQDHSGAVIQDRGSGLVQDSCGSTKHGDYRHIDPREVESRRLYRNDFQAAGLTYEHATHYTGTVRGTDNRSSESSSSSQDRLFRQTEDPDDRENSRYLTHNGVIAPINATSEKVIGYKPSGYLKVKGEIENAAVTAVKRQLGRHYREDGPLLGVEFQPLPPGAFEYPIRNAIREPYYVGNPSLTHSPDISGPERQRSLSNRYEMYNSNMSSQDLYIERENCGSMHGSDYQDKISHPQFKQNSTVLNHTKPFCKQNSFSDLYEDSAGETTVYSNKRNQRMSGKHDVEGMRTDAIANLHGHHDVKIGSELHDYDNVSPNIIHMSEKFKSKPSILIRNPCESVDTDTEERGLSMRMKKKEKVNRKLKGIKEYGNQVNLKMHPTKEMMCFSLLLMPHLKLKVAKRVIPDLPKTDYVQKASFTGMPTWTHRSKGSVMEIPSSFSEDETAETSSSLE, encoded by the exons ATGGAAG AATCAAGTGGAGTGCACTCTGAAGAGAATAAAGCATCTATGGAGAAAGATAGGAAAAGAAGGCTCAAGACACCTGCCCAGGTTATGGCTTTGGAAAAATTTTATGACG AGCACAAATACCCTACGGAAGAAATGAAGTCCCAACTTGCAGAGCAGATAGGATTGACAGAAAAGCAAATATCTGGATGGTTTTGTCACAGAAGGTTAAAAGACAAAAAACTGTTCAGAGATGAAGCTTGTCCTAGTGGACGACAAGATCATTCAGGTGCTGTTATTCAGGATCGTGGCAGTGGACTCGTACAAGATTCATGTGGCAGCACAAAACATGGTGATTATAGGCACATTGATCCAAGGGAAGTTGAAAGTCGAAGGCTCTATCGCAATGATTTTCAGGCTGCAGGCCTCACCTATGAGCATGCGACTCATTATACAGGAACTGTCCGTGGCACAGATAATAGATCTTCAGAAAGTAGCTCATCTTCGCAAGACAGATTGTTTCGCCAAACTGAGGATCCAGATGATAGGGAAAATTCTAGATACCTAACACATAATGGAGTCATTGCACCCATAAATGCTACTAGTGAAAAAGTGATTGGATATAAGCCATCAGGATACTTGAAAGTGAAGGGTGAAATTGAAAATGCTGCTGTTACTGCTGTTAAGAGGCAATTGGGGCGTCATTATCGAGAGGATGGTCCACTGCTTGGTGTGGAATTTCAACCACTTCCTCCCGGTGCATTTGAGTATCCGATTAGGAATGCCATCCGTG AACCTTACTATGTTGGGAATCCTTCTCTTACCCATTCTCCAGATATCTCTGGACCAGAAAGGCAACGTAGTCTCAGCAAT AGATATGAGATGTACAATTCCAATATGAGTTCACaggatttatatatagaaaGGGAGAATTGTGGCAGCATGCATGGCTCTGACTATCAGGACAAGATATCTCATCCCCAATTCAAACAGAATTCAACTGTTCTCAACCATACAAAACCTTTCTGTAAGCAGAACTCTTTCTCTGATCTGTATGAAGATTCTGCAGGAGAAACCACTGTTTACAGCAATAAGAGGAATCAAAGAATGAGTGGTAAGCATGATGTTGAAGGGATGAGGACTGATGCTATCGCTAATCTTCACGGTCACCATGATGTGAAAATCGGAAGTGAGTTGCATGATTATGATAATGTCAGCCCCAACATTATCCATATGAGTGAAAAATTCAAATCGAAGCCTTCGATATTGATTCGTAATCCCTGCGAATCAGTTGATACAGATACAGAGGAGAGGGGGTTATCTATGAGGATGAAAAAG AAGGAGAAAGTCAATCGAAAACTCAAGGGTATTAAAGAATATGGAAACCAAGTTAACTTAAAGatgcatccaacaaaggaaaTGATG TGTTTTTCCTTGCTATTGATGCCCCATTTGAAATTGAAGGTTGCAAAACGAGTCATACCTGATCTTCCTAAAACAGACTATGTGCAAAAAGCATCATTCACTGGAATGCCGACATGGACACATCGGAGCAAAGG ATCTGTCATGGAGATCCCTTCTAGCTTTAGCGAGGATGAAACTGCAGAAACCAGCTCTTCCCTGGAATAG
- the LOC122292151 gene encoding homeobox-DDT domain protein RLT1-like isoform X4 — protein sequence MEESSGVHSEENKASMEKDRKRRLKTPAQVMALEKFYDEHKYPTEEMKSQLAEQIGLTEKQISGWFCHRRLKDKKLFRDEACPSGRQDHSGAVIQDRGSGLVQDSCGSTKHGDYRHIDPREVESRRLYRNDFQAAGLTYEHATHYTGTVRGTDNRSSESSSSSQDRLFRQTEDPDDRENSRYLTHNGVIAPINATSEKVIGYKPSGYLKVKGEIENAAVTAVKRQLGRHYREDGPLLGVEFQPLPPGAFEYPIRNAIREPYYVGNPSLTHSPDISGPERQRSLSNRYEMYNSNMSSQDLYIERENCGSMHGSDYQDKISHPQFKQNSTVLNHTKPFCKQNSFSDLYEDSAGETTVYSNKRNQRMSGKHDVEGMRTDAIANLHGHHDVKIGSELHDYDNVSPNIIHMSEKFKSKPSILIRNPCESVDTDTEERGLSMRMKKKEKVNRKLKGIKEYGNQVNLKMHPTKEMMVAKRVIPDLPKTDYVQKASFTGMPTWTHRSKGLICHGDPF from the exons ATGGAAG AATCAAGTGGAGTGCACTCTGAAGAGAATAAAGCATCTATGGAGAAAGATAGGAAAAGAAGGCTCAAGACACCTGCCCAGGTTATGGCTTTGGAAAAATTTTATGACG AGCACAAATACCCTACGGAAGAAATGAAGTCCCAACTTGCAGAGCAGATAGGATTGACAGAAAAGCAAATATCTGGATGGTTTTGTCACAGAAGGTTAAAAGACAAAAAACTGTTCAGAGATGAAGCTTGTCCTAGTGGACGACAAGATCATTCAGGTGCTGTTATTCAGGATCGTGGCAGTGGACTCGTACAAGATTCATGTGGCAGCACAAAACATGGTGATTATAGGCACATTGATCCAAGGGAAGTTGAAAGTCGAAGGCTCTATCGCAATGATTTTCAGGCTGCAGGCCTCACCTATGAGCATGCGACTCATTATACAGGAACTGTCCGTGGCACAGATAATAGATCTTCAGAAAGTAGCTCATCTTCGCAAGACAGATTGTTTCGCCAAACTGAGGATCCAGATGATAGGGAAAATTCTAGATACCTAACACATAATGGAGTCATTGCACCCATAAATGCTACTAGTGAAAAAGTGATTGGATATAAGCCATCAGGATACTTGAAAGTGAAGGGTGAAATTGAAAATGCTGCTGTTACTGCTGTTAAGAGGCAATTGGGGCGTCATTATCGAGAGGATGGTCCACTGCTTGGTGTGGAATTTCAACCACTTCCTCCCGGTGCATTTGAGTATCCGATTAGGAATGCCATCCGTG AACCTTACTATGTTGGGAATCCTTCTCTTACCCATTCTCCAGATATCTCTGGACCAGAAAGGCAACGTAGTCTCAGCAAT AGATATGAGATGTACAATTCCAATATGAGTTCACaggatttatatatagaaaGGGAGAATTGTGGCAGCATGCATGGCTCTGACTATCAGGACAAGATATCTCATCCCCAATTCAAACAGAATTCAACTGTTCTCAACCATACAAAACCTTTCTGTAAGCAGAACTCTTTCTCTGATCTGTATGAAGATTCTGCAGGAGAAACCACTGTTTACAGCAATAAGAGGAATCAAAGAATGAGTGGTAAGCATGATGTTGAAGGGATGAGGACTGATGCTATCGCTAATCTTCACGGTCACCATGATGTGAAAATCGGAAGTGAGTTGCATGATTATGATAATGTCAGCCCCAACATTATCCATATGAGTGAAAAATTCAAATCGAAGCCTTCGATATTGATTCGTAATCCCTGCGAATCAGTTGATACAGATACAGAGGAGAGGGGGTTATCTATGAGGATGAAAAAG AAGGAGAAAGTCAATCGAAAACTCAAGGGTATTAAAGAATATGGAAACCAAGTTAACTTAAAGatgcatccaacaaaggaaaTGATG GTTGCAAAACGAGTCATACCTGATCTTCCTAAAACAGACTATGTGCAAAAAGCATCATTCACTGGAATGCCGACATGGACACATCGGAGCAAAGGGTTG ATCTGTCATGGAGATCCCTTCTAG
- the LOC122292151 gene encoding homeobox-DDT domain protein RLT1-like isoform X2, which yields MEESSGVHSEENKASMEKDRKRRLKTPAQVMALEKFYDEHKYPTEEMKSQLAEQIGLTEKQISGWFCHRRLKDKKLFRDEACPSGRQDHSGAVIQDRGSGLVQDSCGSTKHGDYRHIDPREVESRRLYRNDFQAAGLTYEHATHYTGTVRGTDNRSSESSSSSQDRLFRQTEDPDDRENSRYLTHNGVIAPINATSEKVIGYKPSGYLKVKGEIENAAVTAVKRQLGRHYREDGPLLGVEFQPLPPGAFEYPIRNAIREPYYVGNPSLTHSPDISGPERQRSLSNRYEMYNSNMSSQDLYIERENCGSMHGSDYQDKISHPQFKQNSTVLNHTKPFCKQNSFSDLYEDSAGETTVYSNKRNQRMSGKHDVEGMRTDAIANLHGHHDVKIGSELHDYDNVSPNIIHMSEKFKSKPSILIRNPCESVDTDTEERGLSMRMKKKEKVNRKLKGIKEYGNQVNLKMHPTKEMMVAKRVIPDLPKTDYVQKASFTGMPTWTHRSKGSVMEIPSSFSEDETAETSSSLE from the exons ATGGAAG AATCAAGTGGAGTGCACTCTGAAGAGAATAAAGCATCTATGGAGAAAGATAGGAAAAGAAGGCTCAAGACACCTGCCCAGGTTATGGCTTTGGAAAAATTTTATGACG AGCACAAATACCCTACGGAAGAAATGAAGTCCCAACTTGCAGAGCAGATAGGATTGACAGAAAAGCAAATATCTGGATGGTTTTGTCACAGAAGGTTAAAAGACAAAAAACTGTTCAGAGATGAAGCTTGTCCTAGTGGACGACAAGATCATTCAGGTGCTGTTATTCAGGATCGTGGCAGTGGACTCGTACAAGATTCATGTGGCAGCACAAAACATGGTGATTATAGGCACATTGATCCAAGGGAAGTTGAAAGTCGAAGGCTCTATCGCAATGATTTTCAGGCTGCAGGCCTCACCTATGAGCATGCGACTCATTATACAGGAACTGTCCGTGGCACAGATAATAGATCTTCAGAAAGTAGCTCATCTTCGCAAGACAGATTGTTTCGCCAAACTGAGGATCCAGATGATAGGGAAAATTCTAGATACCTAACACATAATGGAGTCATTGCACCCATAAATGCTACTAGTGAAAAAGTGATTGGATATAAGCCATCAGGATACTTGAAAGTGAAGGGTGAAATTGAAAATGCTGCTGTTACTGCTGTTAAGAGGCAATTGGGGCGTCATTATCGAGAGGATGGTCCACTGCTTGGTGTGGAATTTCAACCACTTCCTCCCGGTGCATTTGAGTATCCGATTAGGAATGCCATCCGTG AACCTTACTATGTTGGGAATCCTTCTCTTACCCATTCTCCAGATATCTCTGGACCAGAAAGGCAACGTAGTCTCAGCAAT AGATATGAGATGTACAATTCCAATATGAGTTCACaggatttatatatagaaaGGGAGAATTGTGGCAGCATGCATGGCTCTGACTATCAGGACAAGATATCTCATCCCCAATTCAAACAGAATTCAACTGTTCTCAACCATACAAAACCTTTCTGTAAGCAGAACTCTTTCTCTGATCTGTATGAAGATTCTGCAGGAGAAACCACTGTTTACAGCAATAAGAGGAATCAAAGAATGAGTGGTAAGCATGATGTTGAAGGGATGAGGACTGATGCTATCGCTAATCTTCACGGTCACCATGATGTGAAAATCGGAAGTGAGTTGCATGATTATGATAATGTCAGCCCCAACATTATCCATATGAGTGAAAAATTCAAATCGAAGCCTTCGATATTGATTCGTAATCCCTGCGAATCAGTTGATACAGATACAGAGGAGAGGGGGTTATCTATGAGGATGAAAAAG AAGGAGAAAGTCAATCGAAAACTCAAGGGTATTAAAGAATATGGAAACCAAGTTAACTTAAAGatgcatccaacaaaggaaaTGATG GTTGCAAAACGAGTCATACCTGATCTTCCTAAAACAGACTATGTGCAAAAAGCATCATTCACTGGAATGCCGACATGGACACATCGGAGCAAAGG ATCTGTCATGGAGATCCCTTCTAGCTTTAGCGAGGATGAAACTGCAGAAACCAGCTCTTCCCTGGAATAG
- the LOC122291126 gene encoding E3 ubiquitin-protein ligase EL5-like has product MIDELQIATLRAELLDRLSNWGKYSTYDGSYDPRTFTGKVDTLELQRIRLDTMTAELALWRARETKREFQTVLREVEFEVMRRLGRILAKTVDPAFAGTEEVVVEENGMVCGVCQEEMQEGDEGRMLGCKHEFHTDCIVKWLRSKATCPLCRYQMQVKEFELNI; this is encoded by the coding sequence ATGATTGATGAGCTTCAGATAGCTACGTTGAGGGCTGAACTGCTCGACAGGCTGAGCAACTGGGGTAAATACTCGACGTACGATGGTTCGTACGACCCCCGGACGTTCACAGGGAAGGTAGATACGTTGGAGCTGCAACGCATAAGGTTGGACACCATGACGGCGGAGTTAGCCTTGTGGCGGGCGCGCGAAACGAAGCGCGAATTCCAGACTGTTCTGAGGGAGGTTGAGTTCGAGGTGATGCGAAGACTGGGCAGGATCTTGGCCAAGACGGTGGACCCAGCATTTGCAGGGACGGAGGAAGTGGTGGTGGAGGAAAATGGGATGGTCTGTGGGGTTTGTCAAGAAGAAATGCAGGAAGGGGATGAAGGAAGAATGCTTGGGTGCAAGCACGAGTTTCATACGGATTGTATAGTGAAGTGGCTTAGGAGTAAGGCTACATGTCCTTTGTGTAGATATCAGATGCAGGTCAAAGAGTTTGAGCTGAACATATGA